The proteins below are encoded in one region of Rhodoluna lacicola:
- a CDS encoding mechanosensitive ion channel family protein translates to MDSYAAFTNWLQMAWQDWSTLIRISLILIGAIVLRALLLVSVKRVVKGIASGAKKNGQAGAKSITVAMNPERLVLRAKTLGSVLSNFITWSIYVVSGTMILSELGVAVGALIAGAGILGAALGFGAQNIVRDLLSGLFIVFEDQYGIGDAVDLGEASGVVENVGLRITQVRDSNGTLWYVRNGEILRVGNSSHKGSEGQKETKKRAKK, encoded by the coding sequence ATGGATTCATACGCAGCTTTTACTAATTGGCTTCAAATGGCTTGGCAGGATTGGTCCACGCTTATTCGAATTTCACTGATCCTGATTGGTGCGATTGTTTTGCGAGCTCTACTGCTGGTCTCTGTGAAGCGGGTTGTAAAGGGCATAGCCTCAGGTGCAAAAAAGAATGGGCAAGCGGGCGCCAAGAGCATCACTGTTGCCATGAATCCAGAACGACTGGTTCTTCGCGCAAAAACACTTGGCTCAGTGCTTAGTAACTTCATCACCTGGAGCATCTACGTAGTCAGCGGAACCATGATTCTGAGCGAACTGGGCGTCGCCGTGGGAGCACTAATCGCCGGAGCCGGAATTTTAGGTGCAGCACTCGGCTTTGGAGCACAGAACATTGTGCGCGATCTATTGTCAGGACTTTTTATTGTCTTCGAGGATCAATACGGCATTGGTGATGCAGTAGATCTGGGTGAAGCAAGTGGAGTCGTTGAAAACGTGGGCCTGCGCATCACTCAGGTTCGAGACTCAAATGGCACGCTTTGGTACGTGCGCAATGGTGAAATCCTAAGGGTTGGAAACTCTTCTCATAAAGGCAGCGAAGGGCAAAAAGAAACCAAAAAGAGAGCGAAGAAATAA
- a CDS encoding transaminase — MISREKLAKLNEREQQTFYARNPKSRAAFERADHLFGKVPMTWMNKKAGGFPIYLDRASGNRIWDIDGNEYIDFALGDTGAMAGHSAPAVVEAITHRVKDLGGLTTMLPTEDAEWVAKNLTERFGMAKWSFSLTATDANRWAIRLVRAITGKPKILFNAYCYHGSVDEALIVVGPDGEGMSRPGNVGSPVDVTQTSRVAEFNDLQGLERQLKNGDVAAVLMEPALTNIGIVLPEPGYLEGVRELTRKYDALLIIDETHTFSAGYGGMTMRDHLEPDVFVIGKAIAGGIPTGTYGLSAHLAEKILSRTDLDLVDMGGVGGTLAGNPLQVAAMRATLEKILTQENFKYMIDLATVFTDGVNELFEKYNLPWSINQLGARAEYRFAKPYPKTGTDAFHAADPELEDYLHVYLANRGIMLTPFHNMALMCPTTTLADVEKHHEVFEAAIKELVAG, encoded by the coding sequence ATGATCAGCAGAGAAAAACTTGCAAAACTAAACGAGCGCGAGCAGCAAACTTTTTATGCGCGCAATCCAAAGTCTCGAGCAGCTTTCGAAAGAGCTGACCACCTTTTCGGCAAAGTTCCAATGACTTGGATGAACAAGAAAGCCGGTGGCTTTCCGATTTACTTAGATCGCGCATCTGGAAACAGAATTTGGGACATCGACGGAAATGAGTACATCGACTTTGCGCTGGGTGACACCGGGGCGATGGCGGGGCACTCTGCTCCAGCAGTCGTCGAGGCAATCACCCATCGAGTCAAGGACCTTGGTGGCCTCACCACAATGTTGCCAACCGAAGACGCGGAATGGGTTGCCAAGAATCTGACCGAGCGTTTTGGTATGGCCAAGTGGAGTTTCTCGCTAACCGCGACGGACGCGAACCGATGGGCAATCAGATTGGTTCGAGCAATCACAGGAAAACCAAAAATCCTATTCAACGCCTACTGCTACCACGGCTCAGTCGATGAGGCGCTAATTGTGGTTGGCCCGGACGGTGAGGGAATGAGTCGCCCAGGTAACGTTGGCTCACCGGTTGACGTCACGCAAACCTCCAGAGTTGCGGAATTTAACGACCTTCAAGGTCTGGAACGCCAGCTGAAGAATGGGGACGTTGCGGCGGTCCTCATGGAACCCGCACTTACCAACATCGGTATCGTACTTCCAGAGCCGGGCTATCTTGAAGGAGTTAGAGAGCTAACTCGAAAATATGACGCTCTGCTGATTATTGACGAGACACATACATTTTCTGCAGGCTACGGCGGTATGACGATGCGCGATCATCTTGAGCCGGACGTTTTTGTGATTGGTAAAGCAATAGCCGGCGGAATTCCAACTGGCACCTACGGACTCAGTGCACATCTCGCTGAAAAAATTCTTAGCCGCACAGATTTGGATTTGGTGGACATGGGTGGAGTCGGCGGAACTTTGGCTGGAAATCCCCTTCAGGTTGCGGCCATGCGCGCGACGCTAGAAAAGATTCTCACCCAAGAAAACTTCAAGTACATGATTGATTTGGCAACAGTGTTTACGGACGGAGTGAACGAGCTCTTCGAAAAATACAACTTGCCATGGTCAATCAACCAACTTGGCGCACGAGCTGAGTATCGTTTTGCAAAACCATACCCAAAGACCGGCACCGATGCATTCCACGCGGCAGATCCTGAGCTAGAAGATTACCTTCACGTTTACCTTGCCAACCGCGGCATCATGCTGACACCGTTCCACAACATGGCGCTGATGTGCCCAACCACGACTCTCGCGGATGTTGAAAAACATCATGAGGTGTTTGAGGCAGCAATTAAGGAATTAGTCGCGGGTTAA
- a CDS encoding pyridoxal phosphate-dependent decarboxylase family protein gives MLEVNEDSIKLREEVFAYARKRLEYDPAPLDGPQSPSWLREKAGITISEQGLGGSQALEIFSEILAPATISTDHPNYLSFIPSAPTEASKLFDLIVSASAIYGGSWMEGAGAVFAENEVLSWFAQEAGLPKSAGGVFVQGGTLGNLSALVAARNSASQRLVESGKELPSKWKFICSAEAHSSLKSAAAVMDVEIIKANVDETGHLTGASVSQALAAAGDGVFAIVATAGTTNFGIVDRIDEIAQVANENQIWFHVDGAYGLAGILSPDSKHLFIGVEKADSLIVDPHKWLFAPFDACALIYRNPELARQAHTQHGEYLETLTESGDWNPSDYAYNLTRRPRGLPLWFSLATHGVAAYREGVKKNISLAKEIADVIRSRPDLELVREPELSVVVFTKADWSLRDYDAWSNKLLARGQAFVVPSSHKGKPNARFAIVNPRTQLKALIEILDSMDEEG, from the coding sequence ATGCTTGAAGTCAATGAAGACTCTATAAAGTTGCGCGAAGAAGTATTCGCCTACGCAAGAAAAAGGCTGGAATACGATCCCGCACCGCTTGATGGCCCACAATCCCCCAGCTGGTTGCGTGAAAAAGCTGGAATCACTATTTCCGAGCAGGGCTTGGGTGGGTCCCAGGCCTTAGAAATATTCAGTGAGATTTTAGCGCCGGCAACAATTTCCACGGATCACCCCAACTACCTTTCGTTTATTCCCTCAGCCCCAACTGAGGCATCAAAGCTTTTTGATTTGATTGTTTCAGCGTCAGCTATTTACGGTGGCTCATGGATGGAGGGAGCCGGTGCTGTATTCGCCGAAAACGAGGTTCTTTCCTGGTTCGCTCAGGAAGCAGGTCTGCCAAAGTCTGCTGGTGGAGTCTTTGTTCAAGGTGGAACCTTAGGAAACCTGAGTGCACTCGTTGCAGCGCGCAACTCGGCTAGCCAGCGTTTGGTTGAATCAGGAAAAGAGCTGCCAAGTAAATGGAAGTTCATTTGTTCAGCGGAAGCACACTCATCTCTTAAGTCGGCGGCGGCCGTAATGGATGTCGAAATAATTAAGGCCAATGTTGATGAGACTGGGCACCTAACCGGCGCCTCAGTCTCCCAAGCACTAGCGGCTGCCGGGGATGGCGTCTTTGCGATAGTTGCAACCGCAGGAACAACCAATTTTGGAATCGTTGACAGGATTGACGAAATTGCACAGGTGGCCAACGAAAACCAAATCTGGTTTCACGTTGATGGTGCCTACGGTCTCGCGGGCATCCTGTCGCCCGATAGTAAGCACTTGTTTATTGGCGTTGAGAAAGCAGACAGCCTCATCGTTGATCCGCACAAGTGGCTATTTGCCCCTTTTGACGCCTGTGCTTTGATCTATCGCAATCCAGAGCTAGCAAGACAAGCCCACACCCAGCACGGCGAATACCTTGAAACCCTGACCGAATCGGGTGACTGGAATCCCTCGGACTATGCCTACAACCTGACCAGACGCCCACGAGGGCTTCCCCTGTGGTTCTCGCTAGCGACTCATGGAGTTGCCGCGTACCGCGAGGGAGTTAAGAAAAATATTTCCCTTGCAAAAGAAATCGCCGATGTAATTCGATCCCGACCAGATCTGGAATTAGTGCGTGAGCCCGAATTATCGGTCGTGGTTTTCACCAAGGCTGACTGGTCACTTAGAGATTACGACGCGTGGTCCAACAAACTATTGGCACGCGGTCAGGCATTCGTAGTTCCCAGCTCGCACAAGGGAAAGCCGAACGCACGATTTGCTATCGTGAATCCACGCACCCAACTAAAGGCGCTAATTGAAATTCTCGACAGCATGGATGAAGAAGGTTAG
- the ettA gene encoding energy-dependent translational throttle protein EttA: protein MAEFIYQMIKARKAHGDKVILDDVTLAFIPGAKIGVVGPNGAGKSTVLKIMAGLDTPSNGEARLSPEYTVGILMQEPPLDESLTVLGNVELAVKDTKAKLDRFNEISALMSEPDADFDTLLAEMGTLQEQIDHLDAWDLDSQLEQAMDALRCPPSDSPVTALSGGERRRVALCKLLLEKPDLLLLDEPTNHLDAESVLWLEQHLAKYPGAVLAVTHDRYFLDNVAEWILELDRGRAYPYEGNYSTYLEKKRERLEVAGKKDAKLAKRLSEELDWVRSSSKARQTKSKARLARYEEMAAEADRTRKLDFEEIQIPMGPRLGDIVIEAKNIQKGFDGRSLISDLSFSLPRNGIVGVIGPNGVGKSTLFKTIVGLEKLDGGELKIGETVKISYVDQSRGGIDPNKSLWEVVSGGLDFIQVGNQEMPSRAYVAAFGFKGPDQQKPAGVLSGGERNRLNLALTLKEGGNLLLLDEPTNDLDVETLGSLENALLEFPGCAVVITHDRWFLDRVASHILAYEGSDDNPDHWYWFEGNFEAYEENKIARLGPDAAKPHRSTYRRLTRD from the coding sequence ATGGCTGAATTCATCTATCAGATGATCAAGGCGCGCAAGGCGCACGGTGACAAGGTAATTCTTGACGACGTAACTTTGGCATTCATCCCTGGAGCAAAAATCGGTGTGGTTGGCCCTAACGGAGCGGGAAAGTCTACGGTTCTAAAAATCATGGCTGGCTTGGACACACCTTCGAATGGTGAAGCACGCCTCAGTCCCGAGTACACCGTTGGAATTTTGATGCAAGAGCCACCGCTCGATGAATCGCTAACCGTTCTGGGAAACGTAGAACTTGCTGTGAAAGACACCAAGGCCAAGCTGGATCGGTTCAACGAAATATCTGCGCTCATGTCTGAGCCAGATGCAGATTTTGACACCCTTCTTGCTGAGATGGGAACACTGCAGGAGCAAATCGATCACTTGGACGCCTGGGACTTAGATTCTCAGCTAGAGCAAGCCATGGACGCTCTCCGCTGTCCGCCCAGCGACTCGCCAGTGACCGCACTTTCTGGTGGTGAGCGCCGACGGGTTGCACTCTGCAAGTTGTTGCTAGAAAAACCTGACCTACTCTTACTTGACGAGCCGACTAACCACCTAGATGCTGAATCCGTTTTGTGGCTGGAGCAGCACCTTGCCAAGTACCCGGGTGCGGTGTTGGCTGTTACGCACGACCGATACTTCCTAGACAACGTGGCCGAATGGATTCTTGAGCTTGACCGTGGGCGCGCCTACCCTTACGAGGGAAATTACTCTACCTATCTAGAGAAGAAGCGCGAGCGTCTTGAGGTTGCTGGCAAGAAGGATGCAAAGCTGGCAAAACGCCTGAGCGAAGAATTGGATTGGGTTCGTTCATCTTCTAAAGCTCGTCAGACCAAGTCAAAGGCGCGTCTTGCACGCTACGAAGAAATGGCGGCAGAGGCGGATCGCACCAGAAAACTTGACTTTGAAGAAATTCAAATTCCGATGGGGCCTCGATTGGGTGACATCGTTATTGAGGCTAAGAACATTCAAAAAGGTTTTGATGGGCGTTCGTTGATAAGTGACTTGTCTTTCAGCCTTCCTCGAAACGGCATCGTCGGCGTGATTGGTCCAAACGGTGTTGGTAAGTCAACTTTGTTCAAAACGATCGTTGGTTTAGAAAAGCTTGACGGTGGTGAGCTGAAAATTGGTGAAACCGTAAAGATTTCATACGTTGATCAGTCGCGCGGAGGAATTGACCCAAACAAATCACTGTGGGAAGTGGTTTCAGGGGGACTGGATTTCATTCAGGTTGGCAATCAAGAGATGCCATCGCGGGCATACGTGGCAGCATTTGGTTTCAAAGGTCCAGATCAGCAGAAGCCAGCCGGAGTTCTCTCCGGCGGTGAACGAAACCGCTTGAACCTGGCCCTAACCCTCAAAGAGGGCGGCAACCTTTTGCTTCTAGATGAGCCAACGAATGACTTGGACGTTGAAACCCTGGGATCTCTAGAGAACGCATTGCTGGAGTTTCCGGGCTGCGCCGTGGTCATCACGCACGATCGTTGGTTCCTAGACCGAGTTGCCTCACACATCTTGGCCTATGAGGGCAGCGACGACAATCCAGACCACTGGTATTGGTTCGAGGGAAACTTTGAGGCCTACGAGGAAAACAAGATTGCGCGTCTTGGCCCAGATGCAGCAAAGCCGCACCGGTCAACCTACCGCAGGTTAACCCGCGACTAA
- a CDS encoding single-stranded DNA-binding protein — MSETLSVTGLVATTPRHLVTQDGLPITSFRLASSQRRFDRTQNKWIDGETNWFTVTAFRQLAINSAGSINKGDRLVVAGKLRVRDWDNGERAGTSVEVEADSLGHDLTWGSSVFTRTVLVREADPDQDPDEPGDLEHDLVSAKKK, encoded by the coding sequence TTGTCAGAAACACTTTCGGTCACCGGTTTAGTGGCCACAACCCCGCGCCACTTAGTGACTCAAGATGGTCTTCCAATCACCTCATTTCGTTTGGCGTCTTCACAGCGACGATTTGATCGAACTCAGAACAAGTGGATTGACGGCGAAACTAACTGGTTCACCGTGACCGCATTTAGGCAGTTGGCCATCAACTCGGCCGGGTCAATCAATAAAGGGGATCGCTTGGTAGTAGCCGGAAAGCTGCGGGTTCGCGATTGGGACAATGGTGAACGTGCAGGCACCTCGGTAGAGGTAGAGGCTGATTCACTTGGTCACGACCTAACCTGGGGCAGTTCCGTTTTCACCCGAACAGTCTTGGTCCGTGAAGCGGATCCAGATCAAGATCCGGATGAACCAGGTGATCTAGAACACGATTTGGTTAGCGCAAAAAAGAAATAA
- the pepN gene encoding aminopeptidase N, giving the protein MPGENLTRKEAQERASLIKVSSYEIHLDLTSDDSNYGSTTKVKFSASKTGSSTFIDAITHSVQKVVLNGRELDVRQVSDGVRIQLDDLAAENELLVEATANYMNTGEGLHRFVDPVDGEVYLYTQFEVPDSRRVFAVFEQPDLKANFQFNVTAPSYWKVVSNQTTPTPVAIDDKKSLWKFEPTPIISSYITALIAGPYVETRSQLTSSNGRIIPLGVFSRASLSQYMDAEYIFEKTRQGFEFFEKAFDYPYPFEKYDQLFVPEFNAGAMENAGAVTFTESYVFRSKVTDAIRERRVVTILHELAHMWFGDLVTMKWWNDLWLNESFAEYASTLATAEATEWHGAWTTFTALEKSWAYRQDQLPSTHPIVAEINDLEDVQVNFDGITYAKGASVLKQLVAWVGQEEFLSGVANYFKKHAYQNTQLNDLLVELEATSGRELRSWSKLWLETAGVNTLRPRIATDELGVITEFLVEQTAIEEHPTLRPHRMAIGFYNLVDETLKRVHRLETDIDGEITKISELVGQHLPDLVLLNDDDLAYAKIRLDEKSWATALDNLSNFEDSLARTLIWGAAWDATRDAEVCPRDFVRLVLSNIATETESTTMLTLLRQLVTAAYQFVAPVHRDQIISEVGSGLLRLAENAQPGSDAQLQFIKFFALFANTQDLLDELSAIRNGIKKLAGLTIDADLGWELLSGLVVGGRADAEQIEAALKADNTSNGQKAAAGARAMLPTQTDKAVAWKTLTETHDLSNILVDAASLGFVRVLNPELLEPFVDKYFENSVRIWNSNTFKIAEYLIENLYPLPLASDSLAEKTREWIDHPEIAEIPALRRILVESLSSVERALRAQQRDLQN; this is encoded by the coding sequence ATGCCAGGCGAAAACCTCACTCGAAAAGAAGCCCAGGAGCGCGCTTCCCTAATCAAAGTTTCGAGTTACGAGATTCATCTGGATTTGACTAGCGACGATTCCAATTATGGCTCCACCACCAAAGTGAAATTTTCTGCAAGCAAAACTGGTAGCAGTACATTCATTGATGCAATTACCCACTCTGTTCAGAAAGTTGTTCTGAATGGAAGAGAGCTTGACGTTCGTCAGGTTTCCGACGGCGTGCGGATCCAGTTAGACGACTTAGCAGCCGAAAACGAGCTTCTCGTGGAAGCAACGGCAAATTACATGAACACGGGCGAGGGACTACACAGATTTGTTGATCCGGTTGATGGCGAGGTATACCTATATACACAATTCGAAGTTCCAGATTCGCGTCGCGTTTTCGCCGTGTTTGAGCAGCCAGATCTAAAGGCCAATTTCCAGTTCAACGTAACTGCCCCAAGCTATTGGAAGGTGGTTTCTAACCAAACCACACCTACGCCGGTTGCAATAGATGATAAAAAGTCGCTTTGGAAGTTTGAGCCAACGCCAATTATTTCTAGCTATATCACGGCTCTAATTGCGGGACCGTATGTTGAAACCCGCAGTCAGCTCACCAGTTCAAACGGAAGGATCATTCCGCTTGGCGTATTCAGCCGTGCTTCGCTATCGCAATACATGGATGCCGAATACATATTTGAAAAAACCCGCCAGGGTTTTGAGTTTTTCGAGAAGGCGTTTGACTACCCATACCCATTCGAAAAGTATGACCAATTATTTGTTCCGGAATTTAATGCGGGAGCGATGGAAAACGCTGGCGCAGTGACCTTTACAGAGAGCTACGTGTTCCGGTCAAAAGTAACCGATGCCATACGTGAACGCCGAGTGGTAACTATCCTTCACGAACTTGCCCACATGTGGTTTGGTGACCTAGTAACCATGAAGTGGTGGAATGACCTGTGGCTTAACGAGTCTTTCGCAGAGTACGCGTCCACGCTTGCCACCGCAGAAGCAACAGAGTGGCACGGTGCCTGGACCACGTTTACAGCACTGGAAAAATCATGGGCGTACAGGCAAGATCAATTGCCTTCTACACATCCAATTGTTGCCGAGATAAATGATCTTGAAGATGTTCAGGTGAACTTTGATGGAATTACTTATGCCAAGGGCGCATCGGTCCTTAAGCAACTTGTTGCTTGGGTGGGCCAAGAAGAATTTTTATCTGGAGTAGCCAATTACTTCAAGAAGCATGCCTACCAAAACACCCAGCTCAATGACTTGCTGGTGGAGCTCGAGGCAACTTCCGGAAGAGAGCTTCGCAGCTGGTCAAAGCTTTGGCTAGAAACCGCAGGGGTGAACACCCTTCGACCACGCATCGCCACAGATGAATTAGGGGTTATTACTGAATTCTTGGTTGAACAAACTGCAATTGAAGAGCACCCTACGCTTAGACCACACCGCATGGCAATTGGTTTCTACAATTTAGTTGATGAAACGCTGAAGCGGGTTCACCGATTGGAAACCGACATCGATGGCGAAATCACCAAAATTTCTGAACTGGTTGGTCAGCACCTTCCAGATCTAGTGTTGCTAAATGACGACGACCTTGCATATGCCAAGATTCGACTCGATGAAAAGTCATGGGCAACGGCGCTAGACAATCTTTCAAATTTTGAGGATTCACTTGCGCGAACGCTCATTTGGGGAGCCGCCTGGGACGCCACCCGAGACGCCGAAGTATGCCCAAGGGATTTTGTACGGCTGGTACTGAGCAACATTGCTACTGAAACAGAATCAACAACCATGTTGACGTTGCTTCGTCAATTGGTGACGGCCGCTTACCAATTTGTTGCCCCTGTGCATCGTGATCAGATAATCAGCGAGGTGGGATCCGGGCTACTAAGACTTGCCGAGAATGCCCAGCCAGGTTCAGATGCCCAGCTTCAATTCATCAAATTTTTTGCGCTTTTCGCAAATACTCAGGACCTACTCGATGAACTATCAGCAATTCGAAATGGCATCAAGAAGTTAGCTGGCCTAACCATCGATGCCGATCTTGGTTGGGAACTGCTTTCCGGATTGGTCGTGGGTGGCCGCGCTGACGCAGAACAGATTGAAGCGGCGCTCAAGGCAGACAACACTTCCAATGGGCAAAAAGCCGCTGCAGGTGCCCGCGCAATGCTCCCAACTCAAACCGATAAGGCGGTTGCCTGGAAAACCCTAACGGAAACACACGATCTTTCGAACATCCTTGTAGATGCTGCAAGCCTTGGCTTCGTGAGAGTGCTGAATCCTGAGCTACTTGAGCCATTTGTGGACAAATACTTTGAAAATTCGGTTCGCATCTGGAACAGCAATACTTTCAAAATTGCAGAGTATCTAATTGAAAATCTGTATCCGCTTCCCTTGGCAAGTGATTCCCTGGCAGAGAAAACGCGTGAATGGATAGATCACCCAGAAATCGCAGAGATTCCTGCACTTCGCAGAATCTTGGTTGAATCGCTCTCCAGCGTCGAACGAGCCCTTAGGGCCCAACAACGAGACTTGCAAAACTAG
- a CDS encoding globin has translation MNGEAVGGNFYELVGGKETFRKIAAKFYEGVAADEILRPMYPEEDLGPAAERLQLFLEQYWGGPTTYQELRGHPRLRMRHNPFKINPQAREHWLMHMRSAVESVGLSPLHQAEMWAYFDRAATAMLNSFDE, from the coding sequence TTGAACGGTGAAGCCGTAGGGGGAAATTTCTACGAACTCGTTGGCGGAAAAGAAACCTTTAGAAAAATCGCGGCGAAATTTTACGAAGGCGTAGCGGCTGATGAGATTTTGCGGCCCATGTACCCAGAGGAAGACCTAGGGCCTGCTGCCGAACGGTTGCAATTATTTCTAGAACAGTACTGGGGCGGTCCAACCACCTACCAAGAACTTCGTGGGCATCCCAGATTAAGAATGCGACACAATCCCTTTAAGATAAACCCCCAAGCTCGTGAGCATTGGCTTATGCACATGCGCTCTGCAGTTGAATCGGTGGGACTGAGCCCCCTGCATCAAGCCGAGATGTGGGCTTACTTTGATCGAGCGGCCACGGCCATGCTTAATAGCTTTGACGAATAG
- a CDS encoding thioredoxin family protein — MATIELGAANFGDTVVNEGITIVDFWAGWCGPCMQFAPVYEAASEKHTDIRFGKVDTEAETQLAGEAGITSIPTLMVFRDGVLLFNQAGALPAPALEELIQAVRDLDMDEIKKEIESMGGEFGDVSDPQA; from the coding sequence ATGGCCACCATAGAATTAGGCGCAGCTAACTTTGGCGACACCGTAGTGAACGAAGGAATCACAATCGTTGATTTCTGGGCAGGCTGGTGTGGCCCATGCATGCAATTTGCCCCCGTTTACGAGGCTGCTTCAGAGAAACACACCGATATTCGCTTTGGCAAAGTTGACACCGAAGCCGAAACGCAACTTGCTGGAGAAGCTGGTATTACCTCGATTCCAACCCTGATGGTATTTCGCGATGGCGTACTTTTATTCAATCAAGCCGGCGCACTTCCAGCCCCTGCACTCGAAGAACTAATTCAAGCCGTACGTGATTTAGATATGGATGAAATAAAAAAGGAAATTGAATCCATGGGCGGAGAATTCGGTGACGTCTCTGATCCCCAGGCATAG
- a CDS encoding acyl-CoA thioesterase, whose translation MISTLDLEKLDDPSSKEDVFLGPSQWMPHGRVFGGQVLAQSLVAATRTIENRKVHSMHGYFLRPGDINLPIKFSVDRLRDGRSFSTRRVQAFQKDEAIFSMIASFQVHDPGLEHQDDFPTDVPDPESLPSAADVMGDNPHPVAQYWSKARPFDMRHVGSPIYFKVEGKPVAHQAVWLKALGDLPDQPELHTAALAYASDYSILESIYRRHGIAWSHPGLKSASLDHAMWFHRPARVDQWMLYVQESPSAQGGRGLALGKIFNGRGELIATVAQEGMVRIPELAK comes from the coding sequence ATGATCAGCACCTTGGATCTAGAAAAACTCGATGACCCGAGCTCCAAAGAGGATGTCTTTCTAGGGCCAAGTCAATGGATGCCGCACGGAAGAGTCTTTGGCGGTCAGGTTTTGGCTCAGAGTCTTGTAGCTGCAACTCGAACAATTGAAAATCGCAAAGTTCATTCAATGCACGGATACTTTCTTCGTCCGGGTGACATAAATCTGCCAATTAAATTCTCAGTGGACAGGCTTCGAGACGGCCGGTCTTTTAGCACTCGCCGCGTGCAGGCCTTTCAAAAAGATGAAGCGATTTTCTCAATGATCGCTTCATTCCAGGTACATGATCCGGGGCTGGAACATCAAGACGATTTCCCCACGGATGTTCCCGACCCGGAATCCCTGCCCAGTGCCGCTGATGTGATGGGAGACAATCCTCACCCGGTTGCGCAATATTGGTCCAAAGCAAGACCCTTTGACATGCGTCACGTAGGTTCGCCAATCTACTTCAAAGTAGAAGGCAAGCCGGTTGCCCATCAAGCCGTTTGGTTGAAAGCCTTGGGTGACTTACCAGATCAGCCAGAACTCCACACTGCAGCACTGGCCTATGCCAGCGATTATTCAATTCTCGAAAGCATCTACCGAAGGCATGGAATCGCTTGGTCACACCCCGGTCTAAAGTCGGCGAGCCTCGATCACGCCATGTGGTTTCATCGGCCTGCAAGAGTTGATCAATGGATGCTCTATGTACAAGAGTCCCCTAGTGCTCAAGGTGGTCGAGGTTTGGCTTTAGGAAAAATATTCAATGGCCGCGGCGAACTTATTGCAACAGTCGCACAAGAGGGAATGGTTCGCATTCCAGAACTGGCAAAATAG
- the msrA gene encoding peptide-methionine (S)-S-oxide reductase MsrA, producing MMSFFLAGGCFWCLDSSFMQFKGVSDVVVGYMGGQLDNPSYEAVCSGTTGHAEIAEVIFDETVIPAEIILDIFFTLHDPTQLNRQGNDIGTQYRSAMFYTDEAQREIFAAAIEKAKTIWGDGVVTELNPAEEFWVGEEYHQDFFAKNPNQGYCNAVVAPKMLKTRKAFLDYIRD from the coding sequence ATGATGAGTTTTTTCTTGGCCGGGGGCTGCTTTTGGTGCCTCGACAGTTCGTTCATGCAGTTCAAGGGCGTATCCGATGTTGTCGTTGGCTACATGGGTGGCCAGTTGGATAACCCAAGCTATGAAGCGGTTTGCTCCGGCACTACCGGGCACGCCGAAATCGCCGAGGTTATTTTTGACGAAACTGTGATTCCCGCAGAGATCATTCTTGACATTTTCTTCACTCTTCATGACCCAACCCAATTGAATCGCCAAGGGAACGACATTGGCACTCAATATCGCTCTGCGATGTTTTACACCGATGAGGCTCAGCGCGAGATCTTCGCTGCGGCTATTGAAAAAGCCAAAACAATATGGGGTGACGGTGTAGTAACCGAGTTGAACCCCGCGGAAGAATTTTGGGTGGGCGAGGAGTATCACCAAGACTTCTTTGCCAAAAACCCAAATCAGGGATATTGCAACGCGGTTGTGGCACCAAAAATGCTCAAGACACGTAAGGCATTCCTGGATTACATTCGCGACTAA